The proteins below come from a single Oerskovia jenensis genomic window:
- a CDS encoding acetyl-CoA C-acyltransferase, translating into MSNDAHVPVLLHGARTPFTRFQGALASLSANELGAHAIRGALDAAGIEAADVDAVIMGQVIQAGGGQGPARQAAIAAGIGWDVPTVTINKLCLSGLTAIIDAARLIRTGEASVVVAGGQESMTNAPHLVLGSRKGFAFGDVTMADSLTHDGLRDPFDGRIMGEATDRGCATRGIGRPEQDEYAARSHALAAAARAEGRLAEEIAPVTVPQRKGEPVVVAEDEGIRPGTTVEALAGLRPAFVKDGTITAGSSSPLSDGAAAVVVVSKAFAVSRGLTWLAEIGSAGQVAGPDNSLHSQPARAITHALEREGMKADELDLVEINEAFAAVALQSVEDLGIDPAVVNADGGAIALGHPVGASGARLALHLALALQRRGGGVGAAALCGGGGQGDALILRA; encoded by the coding sequence ATGAGCAACGACGCCCACGTCCCCGTCCTCCTGCACGGCGCACGCACGCCGTTCACGCGCTTCCAGGGCGCGCTCGCGTCGCTGTCCGCGAACGAGCTGGGCGCGCACGCGATCCGCGGCGCGCTCGACGCGGCCGGGATCGAGGCGGCCGACGTCGACGCCGTGATCATGGGCCAGGTCATCCAGGCGGGCGGCGGTCAGGGCCCGGCCCGCCAGGCCGCGATCGCGGCCGGGATCGGCTGGGACGTGCCGACCGTCACGATCAACAAGCTGTGCCTGTCGGGACTGACCGCGATCATCGACGCGGCACGCCTGATCCGCACGGGCGAGGCGTCGGTCGTGGTCGCTGGCGGCCAGGAGTCCATGACGAACGCGCCGCACCTCGTGCTGGGCTCGCGCAAGGGCTTCGCGTTCGGTGACGTGACCATGGCGGACTCGCTCACGCACGACGGCCTGCGCGACCCGTTCGACGGCCGGATCATGGGCGAGGCCACCGACCGCGGCTGCGCGACGCGCGGCATCGGCCGCCCCGAGCAGGACGAGTACGCGGCCCGTTCGCACGCCCTCGCGGCCGCGGCCCGCGCCGAGGGACGGCTGGCCGAGGAGATCGCGCCCGTCACGGTGCCGCAGCGCAAGGGCGAACCCGTCGTCGTGGCCGAGGACGAGGGCATCCGCCCCGGCACCACGGTCGAGGCGCTCGCCGGGCTGCGCCCCGCGTTCGTCAAGGACGGCACCATCACGGCGGGCTCGTCGTCCCCGCTGTCCGACGGCGCCGCGGCCGTCGTGGTCGTCAGCAAGGCCTTCGCGGTCTCGCGCGGCCTCACCTGGCTCGCTGAGATCGGGTCCGCCGGGCAGGTCGCGGGCCCCGACAACTCGCTGCACTCCCAGCCCGCCCGCGCGATCACCCATGCGCTCGAGCGCGAGGGCATGAAGGCCGACGAGCTCGACCTCGTCGAGATCAACGAGGCCTTCGCGGCCGTCGCGCTCCAGTCGGTCGAGGACCTGGGGATCGACCCCGCGGTCGTCAACGCCGACGGCGGCGCGATCGCCCTGGGCCACCCCGTCGGCGCCTCGGGCGCCCGCCTGGCCCTGCACCTGGCCCTCGCCCTCCAGCGCCGCGGAGGCGGCGTGGGCGCCGCCGCGCTGTGCGGCGGCGGCGGCCAGGGGGACGCGCTGATCCTGCGCGCCTGA
- a CDS encoding acyl-CoA dehydrogenase family protein, with amino-acid sequence MTIENPVRRNVTEPAYDLSQPLDIDYADAFSDATPADRELQQRVRTFVQDEVLPVIDGYWERAEVPFGLAKRMGELDFLRDGVDVPGSPAISLMGAGLAEMEMSRGDGSVATICGVQGGLALRSIQLLGSDEQKEQWLGPLARGEKLGAFALTEPTHGSDSVSLETTARRETRDGVEGYVIDGEKKWIGFGSCGDITVLWARLVGDDGDNQVHGFLVPQDTPGYAATTIEGKVSLRAIWQAHIVLTDVFVPASAMLPGGRSFKDTGRVLQATRLGVAWSAVGHATACYETAVAYAKQRVQFGRPLAANQMVQERLTRMLSTLTQMQLLVAQMTRLDEAGTLSGPQASIAKYTCTRGAREIAASARDMLGGNGILLANRVARHFADVEALHTYEGTESVQALIVGRDITGVSAFA; translated from the coding sequence ATGACGATCGAGAACCCCGTCCGCCGCAACGTGACCGAGCCGGCCTACGACCTCTCGCAGCCCCTCGACATCGACTACGCCGACGCGTTCTCGGACGCGACCCCCGCCGACCGCGAGCTGCAGCAGCGGGTCCGCACGTTCGTCCAGGACGAGGTCCTGCCCGTGATCGACGGGTACTGGGAGCGCGCCGAGGTCCCGTTCGGCCTGGCCAAGCGCATGGGCGAGCTCGACTTCCTGCGCGACGGCGTCGACGTCCCCGGCTCCCCCGCGATCAGCCTCATGGGTGCCGGTCTCGCCGAGATGGAGATGTCGCGCGGCGACGGCTCGGTCGCGACGATCTGCGGCGTCCAGGGCGGTCTCGCGCTGCGCTCGATCCAGCTCCTCGGCTCGGACGAGCAGAAGGAGCAGTGGCTCGGCCCGCTCGCGCGCGGCGAGAAGCTCGGCGCGTTCGCGCTGACCGAGCCCACGCACGGCTCCGACTCGGTCTCGCTCGAGACCACGGCCCGCCGCGAGACCCGCGACGGCGTCGAGGGCTACGTGATCGACGGCGAGAAGAAGTGGATCGGCTTCGGGTCCTGCGGCGACATCACCGTGCTGTGGGCGCGTCTGGTCGGCGACGACGGCGACAACCAGGTCCACGGCTTCCTCGTCCCCCAGGACACCCCGGGGTACGCGGCCACGACCATCGAGGGCAAGGTCTCGCTGCGCGCGATCTGGCAGGCCCACATCGTCCTGACCGACGTGTTCGTCCCGGCCTCGGCCATGCTCCCGGGCGGACGGTCGTTCAAGGACACCGGCCGCGTGCTCCAGGCGACGCGCCTCGGGGTGGCGTGGTCCGCCGTCGGGCATGCGACCGCCTGCTACGAGACGGCCGTCGCCTACGCGAAGCAGCGCGTCCAGTTCGGGCGCCCGCTCGCCGCGAACCAGATGGTCCAGGAGCGCCTGACCCGCATGCTCTCGACCCTGACCCAGATGCAGCTCCTCGTCGCGCAGATGACGCGCCTCGACGAGGCGGGCACGCTGAGCGGCCCGCAGGCGTCGATCGCCAAGTACACGTGCACGCGCGGCGCCCGCGAGATCGCGGCGAGCGCGCGCGACATGCTCGGCGGCAACGGCATCCTGCTCGCGAACCGCGTCGCGCGGCACTTCGCGGACGTCGAGGCCCTGCACACCTACGAGGGCACCGAGAGCGTCCAGGCCCTCATCGTGGGCCGCGACATCACGGGCGTCTCGGCGTTCGCCTAG
- a CDS encoding TetR/AcrR family transcriptional regulator, which produces MSSPDGTPDPGSPASDTRTRLVATTATLLQRQGYEATSIKRITTDAGATFGSLYHFFPGGKEELAAEALRFGADDFAGLLRRGLASSEDPAEAVASCALLLADTLRESDWTDGCPVAATALELIGRSPLLQRASDDALRDWRSLIADKLRAGGVATQAADALACTVLSTLEGAELLSRVSGDDEPLRLAAQHLPVLVDAARRGA; this is translated from the coding sequence ATGAGCAGCCCCGACGGCACCCCGGACCCCGGCTCCCCCGCCTCCGACACCCGCACCCGCCTGGTCGCCACGACCGCGACCCTGCTCCAGCGCCAGGGGTACGAGGCCACGAGCATCAAGCGCATCACGACCGACGCGGGGGCCACGTTCGGCTCGCTCTACCACTTCTTCCCGGGCGGCAAGGAGGAGCTCGCCGCCGAGGCCCTGCGCTTCGGCGCCGACGACTTCGCCGGGCTGCTCCGCCGGGGGCTCGCGAGCTCCGAGGACCCGGCCGAGGCGGTCGCGAGCTGCGCGCTCCTGCTCGCCGACACCCTGCGGGAGTCGGACTGGACCGACGGCTGCCCCGTCGCGGCGACCGCGCTCGAGCTCATCGGCCGCTCCCCGCTCCTCCAGCGAGCCTCGGACGACGCGCTGCGCGACTGGCGCTCGCTCATCGCGGACAAGCTCCGCGCGGGCGGTGTCGCGACCCAGGCGGCCGACGCGTTGGCCTGCACGGTGCTCTCGACGCTCGAGGGCGCCGAGCTGCTGAGCCGGGTCTCGGGCGACGACGAGCCGCTACGGCTCGCAGCCCAGCACCTGCCGGTCCTCGTGGACGCCGCACGACGAGGCGCTTGA
- a CDS encoding TIGR03571 family LLM class oxidoreductase: MQHPGPGTDLNPLTQEHPGFARMFAPGRLTVGLFLPLWPYAGDMRGMAGQGEVVRRADDSDLAALWVRDVPLNVPGFGDVGQVYDPWTYLAWLAARTSRLSLAAGSAVFSLRHPIDLAKQATSIDHLSGGRLVLGAASGDRGQEFPAYGLDHATRGKRYREAVEWFRALTESTSPTLTGDLGHLDGSVDLLPKPVVRRVPLVVTGSSQQTPQWIADNADGWLVYPGATVTQDGTAALGRKIAAWRELVPGGAFRPVATNEWLDLVEDRRARPTALRGGFVLRTGTDGLLDLLQRWQDAGVNHGALGVQHGVRPASETVQQIVEEVAPHFPALLGPAPEAPAW, encoded by the coding sequence ATGCAGCACCCAGGACCTGGCACCGACCTGAACCCGCTGACCCAGGAGCACCCGGGGTTCGCCCGGATGTTCGCCCCGGGACGGCTGACCGTCGGGCTGTTCCTCCCCCTCTGGCCCTACGCCGGGGACATGCGGGGCATGGCCGGACAGGGCGAGGTCGTCCGGCGGGCCGACGACTCCGACCTCGCCGCGCTGTGGGTCCGGGACGTCCCGCTGAACGTGCCGGGCTTCGGCGACGTCGGGCAGGTGTACGACCCGTGGACCTATCTCGCCTGGCTCGCCGCCCGGACCAGCAGGCTCTCGCTCGCCGCGGGCAGCGCGGTCTTCTCGCTGCGCCACCCGATCGACCTGGCCAAGCAGGCCACCTCGATCGACCACCTCAGCGGCGGACGGCTCGTGCTCGGGGCCGCCTCGGGAGACCGAGGGCAGGAGTTCCCGGCGTACGGGCTCGACCACGCGACCCGGGGCAAGCGCTACCGCGAGGCCGTCGAGTGGTTCCGGGCCCTGACCGAGTCCACGAGCCCGACCCTCACGGGCGACCTGGGGCATCTCGACGGCAGCGTCGACCTGCTCCCCAAGCCCGTCGTCCGCCGGGTCCCGCTCGTGGTCACGGGCTCGTCGCAGCAGACGCCGCAGTGGATCGCGGACAACGCCGACGGCTGGCTCGTCTACCCCGGGGCGACCGTCACGCAGGACGGCACGGCCGCGCTCGGGCGCAAGATCGCCGCCTGGCGAGAGCTCGTGCCGGGCGGGGCGTTCCGACCGGTCGCGACCAACGAGTGGCTCGATCTCGTGGAGGACCGCCGCGCCCGCCCCACCGCGCTGCGAGGCGGATTCGTGCTCCGCACCGGGACCGACGGGCTGCTCGACCTCTTGCAACGGTGGCAGGACGCGGGCGTGAACCACGGCGCGCTCGGGGTCCAGCACGGCGTGCGCCCCGCGTCGGAGACCGTGCAGCAGATCGTCGAGGAGGTCGCCCCGCACTTCCCTGCGCTCCTCGGACCGGCGCCCGAGGCCCCCGCGTGGTGA
- a CDS encoding flavin reductase family protein, which produces MTSFHGAMRRFPTGVTVITTATADGPHGMTASAVLSVALDPPTVLVSLDHRSRTREILRSREAFAVNVLAHDQHGLADRFARSGGTEAFDDVDWYPLPGTGTPGLGAVVATLDCQVVERFDVADHLIVVGRVVGVDGRPDALPLVHLDRAYGTVVRR; this is translated from the coding sequence GTGACCTCGTTCCACGGCGCGATGCGCCGGTTCCCCACGGGCGTCACGGTCATCACGACCGCCACCGCGGACGGGCCCCACGGCATGACCGCGAGCGCGGTCCTCTCGGTCGCGCTCGATCCGCCGACCGTCCTCGTCTCGCTCGACCACCGGTCCCGGACGCGCGAGATCCTGCGCAGCCGCGAGGCGTTCGCGGTCAACGTGCTCGCGCACGACCAGCACGGACTCGCGGACCGGTTCGCCCGGTCGGGCGGGACCGAGGCGTTCGACGACGTCGACTGGTACCCCCTGCCGGGCACGGGGACCCCGGGGCTGGGGGCCGTCGTCGCGACCCTCGACTGCCAGGTCGTCGAGAGGTTCGACGTCGCCGACCACCTGATCGTGGTCGGTCGGGTGGTCGGGGTCGACGGACGGCCGGACGCCCTGCCGCTCGTCCACCTCGACCGCGCCTACGGGACGGTCGTGCGGCGGTGA
- a CDS encoding methylated-DNA--[protein]-cysteine S-methyltransferase codes for MSPAGTSLAGAPPAGTVTSERIETPIGPLWLVTEGEVLLVAGFAVDLAGVARALGTPPVRARARETPSAAATAATAFFAGDLGALDAVVVRQPGTARMQEVWRTLRAVPAGTTTTYGALLPAAPRLAARACAANLVSLFVPCHRVQRADGSLGGFTWGLEAKTWLRDFESGRAEAAPA; via the coding sequence GTGAGCCCTGCGGGGACGAGCCTCGCGGGTGCGCCGCCCGCCGGGACCGTGACGTCCGAGCGCATCGAGACGCCGATCGGCCCGCTGTGGCTCGTGACCGAGGGCGAGGTGCTCCTGGTGGCGGGGTTCGCCGTCGACCTGGCGGGCGTCGCACGCGCCCTCGGCACGCCACCTGTCCGCGCCCGAGCGCGCGAGACGCCGAGCGCGGCCGCGACGGCCGCGACGGCCTTCTTCGCGGGGGACCTCGGCGCGCTCGACGCGGTCGTGGTGCGCCAGCCCGGGACGGCGCGCATGCAGGAGGTGTGGCGCACGCTCCGGGCGGTCCCAGCAGGGACCACGACCACCTACGGGGCGCTGCTCCCCGCGGCGCCGCGGCTCGCCGCGAGGGCGTGCGCCGCGAACCTCGTGAGTCTGTTCGTCCCGTGCCACCGCGTGCAGCGGGCTGACGGGAGCCTGGGCGGCTTCACGTGGGGGCTGGAGGCCAAGACGTGGTTGCGCGACTTCGAGTCGGGCCGAGCCGAGGCGGCGCCGGCGTGA
- a CDS encoding VOC family protein, protein MTTRLNPYLNFRDDARAAIEFYRDVFGGELTISTFADFQAADDPADADKVMHSQLEAPNGLVLMAADTPSSMEYSPGGGVAISLSGEQADDAELRGYWAKLSSSGTVTVPLEVAPWGDAFGMCDDRFGVSWLVNIAAAQG, encoded by the coding sequence ATGACGACACGACTCAACCCCTACCTGAACTTCCGCGACGACGCCCGGGCGGCGATCGAGTTCTACCGCGACGTGTTCGGGGGCGAGCTGACGATCAGCACGTTCGCGGACTTCCAGGCGGCCGACGACCCGGCCGACGCCGACAAGGTCATGCACTCCCAGCTCGAGGCGCCGAACGGCCTGGTCCTCATGGCCGCCGACACCCCGAGCTCGATGGAGTACTCGCCAGGCGGCGGCGTCGCGATCTCGCTGAGCGGCGAGCAGGCCGACGACGCCGAGCTCCGCGGCTACTGGGCCAAGCTGTCGTCGAGCGGGACCGTGACCGTGCCGCTCGAGGTCGCGCCGTGGGGCGACGCGTTCGGCATGTGCGACGACCGGTTCGGCGTGAGCTGGCTCGTCAACATCGCGGCCGCGCAGGGCTGA
- the pnuC gene encoding nicotinamide riboside transporter PnuC translates to MDLIHALFDAQLTIGGQHLLWREIVGNGFGLASALGGMRRKIWAWPVGIVGNLLLLTVFLGAVFATPNPVNLLGQAGRQVMFVVVSVYGWVQWRRTRDRLGEADADSHGVAVEPRWASWRQRAFLVVALVAGTALLTPIFRALESYEPVWADAWIFMGSLLATYGMAKGWVEFWLIWVAVDIVGVPLLIDAGFYASAFMYVFYGAFTLVGFFVWWRIDRRSKALLLAGTSPAATPHGQV, encoded by the coding sequence ATGGACCTGATCCACGCGCTCTTCGACGCGCAGCTCACGATCGGCGGCCAGCACCTGCTGTGGCGGGAGATCGTGGGCAACGGGTTCGGCCTGGCCTCCGCGCTCGGCGGCATGCGCCGCAAGATCTGGGCGTGGCCCGTGGGGATCGTCGGCAACCTCCTGCTGCTCACGGTGTTCCTGGGCGCGGTGTTCGCGACGCCCAACCCCGTGAACCTGCTCGGTCAGGCCGGGCGCCAGGTCATGTTCGTCGTCGTGTCGGTCTACGGGTGGGTGCAGTGGCGCCGGACGCGCGACCGTCTCGGGGAGGCGGACGCCGACAGCCACGGCGTGGCCGTCGAGCCACGCTGGGCCTCGTGGCGCCAGCGCGCCTTCCTCGTCGTCGCGCTCGTGGCCGGGACCGCGCTGCTGACCCCGATCTTCCGTGCCCTCGAGTCCTACGAGCCCGTCTGGGCCGACGCGTGGATCTTCATGGGCTCGCTGCTCGCGACGTACGGCATGGCCAAGGGCTGGGTCGAGTTCTGGCTGATCTGGGTCGCGGTCGACATCGTGGGAGTGCCGCTGCTGATCGACGCCGGCTTCTACGCGTCGGCGTTCATGTACGTGTTCTACGGGGCGTTCACGCTCGTGGGCTTCTTCGTGTGGTGGCGCATCGACCGGCGCTCCAAGGCCCTGCTCCTCGCGGGCACCTCCCCCGCTGCGACTCCCCACGGGCAGGTCTGA
- a CDS encoding TetR/AcrR family transcriptional regulator, protein MSAARSNTHAQAVDAAIELFTRKGYEQTTVEDIADAAQISRATFFRRFRSKEDVVFADHELLLDAVVVLLGETRPAARGVTPEELENVDPYVEVCRAARLVFDHHVGQRETSVARHRLLQDVPALRDRELVTTHRYERAFTSYLRDSLPADTRNSTASVAFAASVVAVHNAILRRWLRDPDQDLRPELEEAFADLRRAARNPAGPTTEPAPAATSPARGSGDGVARTGDAPARRVVVTVLDADADPDEVARAVRDALGA, encoded by the coding sequence ATGAGTGCCGCACGAAGCAACACGCACGCGCAGGCGGTGGACGCGGCGATCGAGCTGTTCACCCGCAAGGGCTACGAGCAGACGACCGTCGAGGACATCGCCGACGCCGCACAGATCAGCCGGGCCACGTTCTTCCGCCGCTTCCGCTCCAAGGAGGACGTGGTCTTCGCGGACCACGAGCTGCTCCTGGACGCGGTCGTGGTCCTGCTCGGCGAGACCCGTCCCGCGGCACGCGGCGTGACCCCCGAGGAGCTCGAGAACGTCGACCCGTACGTCGAGGTGTGCAGGGCGGCGCGGCTCGTGTTCGACCACCACGTGGGCCAGCGCGAGACGTCGGTCGCGCGCCACCGTCTGCTGCAGGACGTGCCCGCGCTGCGCGACCGCGAGCTCGTGACGACGCACCGCTACGAGCGCGCGTTCACGTCCTACCTGCGCGACTCGCTGCCCGCCGACACCCGCAACTCGACCGCGTCGGTCGCGTTCGCGGCGTCGGTCGTCGCGGTGCACAACGCGATCCTGCGCCGCTGGCTGCGCGACCCCGACCAGGACCTGCGCCCCGAGCTCGAGGAGGCGTTCGCGGACCTGCGCCGCGCGGCCCGCAACCCCGCCGGCCCGACGACGGAGCCCGCCCCCGCGGCCACGTCGCCCGCCCGGGGCTCGGGGGACGGCGTCGCACGGACCGGTGACGCGCCCGCCCGGCGCGTGGTCGTGACCGTGCTCGACGCGGATGCCGACCCCGACGAGGTCGCCCGCGCGGTCCGCGACGCGTTGGGTGCGTGA
- a CDS encoding DUF1684 domain-containing protein gives MITELHVVDWRRRVQHLYAHVRDLAVEDPAAAHEYWVASRDDLLAEHPASPILPADRPAFTGVPVGPYDAALRFEVPLVPDPARGTPDAARLDVPTGTDGVVPFERVGRLDLPGLGSLDVWALRSYGGGLFVPVKDRSPATYGGGRYLLDTIKGADLGSASSRPAPDGDTPLVVDLNFAYNPSCAYDPAWACPLAPPGNTLAVELACGELVRAKG, from the coding sequence ATGATCACCGAGCTGCACGTCGTCGACTGGCGCCGCCGCGTCCAGCACCTGTACGCGCACGTCCGCGACCTGGCCGTCGAGGACCCCGCGGCCGCGCACGAGTACTGGGTCGCGTCGCGCGACGACCTGCTCGCCGAGCACCCGGCGTCGCCCATCCTGCCTGCGGACCGCCCCGCCTTCACCGGGGTCCCGGTCGGCCCGTACGACGCGGCGCTGCGCTTCGAGGTGCCGCTCGTGCCCGATCCCGCGCGCGGAACCCCCGACGCCGCCCGCCTCGACGTCCCCACGGGCACCGACGGCGTGGTGCCGTTCGAGCGTGTCGGGCGCCTCGACCTCCCCGGCCTGGGGTCGCTCGACGTGTGGGCGCTGCGCTCGTACGGCGGCGGGCTGTTCGTGCCGGTCAAGGACCGCTCGCCCGCGACGTACGGCGGCGGCCGGTACCTGCTGGACACGATCAAGGGCGCGGACCTGGGCTCCGCGTCGTCCCGTCCCGCGCCCGACGGCGACACGCCCCTGGTCGTCGACCTCAACTTCGCGTACAACCCGTCGTGCGCGTACGACCCCGCCTGGGCGTGCCCGCTCGCCCCGCCGGGAAACACGCTCGCGGTCGAGCTGGCGTGCGGGGAGCTGGTGCGGGCCAAGGGCTAG
- a CDS encoding GNAT family N-acetyltransferase, whose translation MTTAPDLFELRPGLQDDVEQCLGVWIEASAARDGRRVEGVAARARGKFDRGVAWTVATDGVGDVVGFAVGTGPGSGLASDPPGAAVLGMLAVDPRAQGSGLGRRLLRDVTGLLARQGYSRAVLHVLTDNVGAVSLYERHGWVPWGEPVEHALLRRDSQTYVRDLTRADHHDEADASTPTGLRA comes from the coding sequence GTGACCACAGCACCCGACCTCTTCGAGCTGCGTCCTGGGCTCCAGGACGACGTCGAGCAGTGCCTGGGGGTGTGGATCGAGGCGAGTGCCGCCCGCGACGGACGCCGAGTCGAGGGCGTCGCGGCTCGCGCCCGCGGGAAGTTCGACCGGGGCGTCGCGTGGACGGTCGCGACGGACGGCGTGGGCGACGTCGTCGGGTTCGCCGTGGGGACGGGGCCGGGCAGCGGCCTGGCGAGCGACCCACCCGGGGCCGCGGTGCTCGGCATGCTCGCGGTCGATCCCCGCGCCCAGGGGTCGGGTCTCGGCCGCCGGCTTCTCCGGGACGTCACCGGACTGCTCGCTCGACAGGGCTACTCTCGCGCCGTGCTCCACGTCCTGACGGACAACGTCGGCGCGGTCAGCCTCTACGAGCGGCACGGCTGGGTTCCTTGGGGAGAGCCGGTCGAGCACGCCCTGCTACGACGCGACTCGCAGACCTACGTGCGTGACCTGACGCGAGCGGACCACCACGACGAGGCGGACGCCTCGACCCCGACCGGCCTCCGCGCCTGA
- a CDS encoding class I SAM-dependent methyltransferase, whose product MGRTLDELLDAYRDGGGVSWGRLGADAREAQADLNRPWFEHELARALGRVPDLHAILSRPGARVADVGCGAGWSTVALALAYPQARFDGYDLDAPSVEMARANAEAAGVTDRVTFRVADAAHLPPDVPLDAAFAFECTHDMPRPVEVLSAVRRAALPDGAVVVMDEAVAQEFTAPGDDVERLMYGFSQFVCLPDGLSSSPSVGTGTVMRPATLERYALDAGFERVEVLPIEGFGFFRFYRLHH is encoded by the coding sequence GTGGGGCGCACGCTCGACGAGCTGCTCGACGCGTACCGCGACGGCGGCGGGGTCTCGTGGGGGCGGCTGGGCGCGGACGCGCGCGAGGCGCAGGCCGACCTCAACCGGCCGTGGTTCGAGCACGAGCTCGCGAGGGCGCTCGGCCGCGTCCCGGACCTGCACGCGATCCTGTCCCGACCGGGTGCCCGGGTCGCGGACGTCGGTTGCGGGGCGGGGTGGTCGACGGTCGCCCTCGCGCTCGCCTACCCGCAGGCCCGGTTCGACGGGTACGACCTCGACGCCCCGTCGGTCGAGATGGCTCGCGCGAACGCCGAGGCCGCGGGCGTCACGGACCGGGTGACGTTCCGCGTCGCCGATGCCGCGCACCTGCCCCCGGACGTCCCGCTCGACGCGGCCTTCGCGTTCGAGTGCACGCACGACATGCCTCGCCCGGTCGAGGTCCTGTCGGCGGTCCGGCGGGCCGCCCTCCCCGACGGCGCGGTGGTCGTCATGGACGAGGCCGTCGCCCAGGAGTTCACCGCGCCGGGCGACGACGTCGAGCGGCTCATGTACGGGTTCAGCCAGTTCGTGTGCCTGCCGGACGGACTGTCGTCCTCGCCGTCGGTCGGCACGGGCACCGTCATGCGGCCCGCGACGCTCGAGAGGTACGCGCTCGACGCCGGGTTCGAACGCGTCGAGGTCCTGCCCATCGAGGGGTTCGGCTTCTTCCGGTTCTACCGGCTGCACCACTGA